From the Odontesthes bonariensis isolate fOdoBon6 chromosome 9, fOdoBon6.hap1, whole genome shotgun sequence genome, the window TTGTAAATGAACTGTATGGTAGTTTAGGGCTGTTTCCATTCCTGCTGATTCAGATCCTCTCTGACGTTCAcactgtttctgctcctctctgcttcCTGCAGATCTTCTGTGTTTATACTTACGGAAGTGTTGAGTTTTGTAACTTGGCCGTCATGTCTTACGACAGATATGTGGCCATCTGTTATCCTCTGCAGTACAGCACACGCATGACGCTACGCAGCGCTGCTGTGATCATCGTTCTGACTTGGCTTTACTGTTTTGTGAAGTTTTTCATCGTCTTGTCTTTAACCATCCGCTTGTCGTTCTGCGGAAACATCTTAAACAGTTTGTACTGTCAGAACTACGGGGTGGTTAAATTAGCCTGTTCTGACACCCAGGTGAATAACTTTTACGGTATTTTTAgtatttttctctctgtttttgcTCCCCTGCTTCCAATCATCTTCTCCTACATGAAAATCCTGAGAGTGTGTTTCGTGGGTTCCAGGCAGATGAGGCAGAAGGCCGTCAGCACCTGCTCGCCTCACCTCGTGTCTCTCGTGAACTTTTCTTTCGGCAGCTGCTTTGAGATGCTTCAGAGCAGATTTGATCTGACCGGCGTCCCCGCTGAGCTGAAGCTCTTTCTGTCCCTCTACTTTCTCATCATACAACCCTTTCTAAACCCTGTCATGTACGGACTGCAGATGTCAAAGataagaaaaatatacaaacaCGTGCTCTGTTTTAAGATTATAGATCAGCGGAAAAATACTGCGTCATGATTCATTATGAACAGAAGATTAAAAACATGTGTGTTGATGTACGGAAGCCCGGAGCGGACGTGgtgcgtataaacttttttctgatggttttctccagataacgagttaatttaccgatggttttcgaggccactttttctccccagtccgcccctgtttatatgtgtttatatgtatttctggcaaaggtttttacccatttttaccccctttcattgaGAACTGAATAAAgtcgcctatgaatcaaacatggaatctggagcgtttgtgaaaaagacaaacaaactgcaaaCACTTGTAAACACATatctggaggcttttcagagaatatgtgggacagcccaataataaagaattacagtagtccaatcctgaagtaacaaatgcatggagcagtttttctgcatcactctgagacaagatgttcctgattttaa encodes:
- the LOC142388979 gene encoding olfactory receptor 10A6-like, with translation MKLNSTSSTLSHFILGAYLNVGKLRYFFFLMAASLYVVIVVANASLIVVISVNRSLHEPMYMFLCSLFVNELYGSLGLFPFLLIQILSDVHTVSAPLCFLQIFCVYTYGSVEFCNLAVMSYDRYVAICYPLQYSTRMTLRSAAVIIVLTWLYCFVKFFIVLSLTIRLSFCGNILNSLYCQNYGVVKLACSDTQVNNFYGIFSIFLSVFAPLLPIIFSYMKILRVCFVGSRQMRQKAVSTCSPHLVSLVNFSFGSCFEMLQSRFDLTGVPAELKLFLSLYFLIIQPFLNPVMYGLQMSKIRKIYKHVLCFKIIDQRKNTAS